A window of the Eremothecium cymbalariae DBVPG#7215 chromosome 5, complete sequence genome harbors these coding sequences:
- the NFI1 gene encoding SUMO ligase NFI1 (similar to Ashbya gossypii AAR121W) produces MSTPIKHDIQLTCHEMSLLRVPELKAVCRSIGLPLSGRKADLQQRIKEYVENSLRPGHIDPFRPKAILALIQKSKFGDVLPTYESVLQALKTGAFTHPVATGHAPPNSLFTYPSQDAMSQQNAGQQQPQSHVPPRSIKSPSSSVFYPSPFYTLKRMITGSPKLATKSPGRGTCNFKFRLNEVEVKLLQEGPDARLLLFCGPISHGNRVHIQFPHPNEIKLNDNMIKDNVRGLKNKIGTAKPADLTPYVRLNLDNYLQLVYAFTKEDYLVYLYIVTMNNSEKILQGVSSHPKIVKPATLAYIKKLLNEEEDDDLMTTSTVMTLQCPISYSRMKYPVKSIHCDHLQCFDAMSFILSQMQIPTAQCPVCQKSIEIKDLAICEFVNDIIKASDEDIEQVEIHQDGSWTVNIEELDAQQNPPKVAETEGQTDMKDEDIDEVILEDDMSFGKANTAEPIIISLDSDEDDEDVPLNREANTSNPEAVSRSIQSPSTRARNPTGSLGAGSSSKPNDPNNTRLTNDVTLSSRLDPSQPFGNSSTHTNVNRNISGSTNQTSGTVPLLSSSSSSLSASPPNLSGHPSGATVEGRVSPPNVNSNISERAANNIRPRGGSKIPRDKQTSLNLHGALNDPDTRTLDPLRNPSANSTTLTNERTNSVSFNSSAAEETGVSPTTEKSIIPNILGKAPLNNNHRANEYKSNRIPITRDNPPLNLNDDHSVLFGSSTAESSNTSSLSNSNLLEPTSNVLATSGTSTSDSNISSSSRSKENVTKNLPDGSGQQTHTTNFKTYDKPAVDEHVQRSTSASANVMLTTLDGKTKNLNTDSSHRDKTLISNFKGPTAQVTIISTPSERSRLSSTPSGDSSTISPRLPPLPLMNVHPINGNAPLTSKEKSLGSSNSSSVTKGNAIYNSRQKKPPVSPFIPRKYTSVVPRKRELSGTEATSCATKSGVQTGNASGNSSRMR; encoded by the coding sequence ATGAGCACTCCGATAAAACATGACATACAACTAACATGCCATGAGATGTCGTTGTTGCGGGTGCCAGAGTTGAAGGCAGTTTGCAGGTCTATTGGTCTACCATTATCTGGGCGTAAAGCAGACTTGCAACAGAGGATTAAGGAATACGTTGAAAACTCTTTGAGGCCAGGCCACATAGATCCGTTTAGGCCCAAAGCTATCCTTGCGTTAATACAGAAATCTAAGTTTGGGGATGTTTTACCCACATATGAGTCGGTTTTGCAAGCGTTAAAGACAGGTGCGTTTACTCACCCTGTGGCTACAGGGCATGCCCCACCAAATTCCTTATTCACGTACCCATCTCAGGATGCTATGTCACAGCAGAATGCTGGCCAGCAGCAACCGCAGTCACATGTACCGCCAAGGTCCATCAAAAGTCCTTCATCTAGTGTTTTCTATCCTAGCCCGTTTTACActttaaaaagaatgatTACGGGTTCTCCTAAGTTAGCTACCAAGTCTCCAGGAAGAGGCACATGTAATTTTAAGTTTCGATTAAATGAGGTAGAGGTTAAACTTTTACAGGAAGGTCCTGATGCCAGATTGTTGCTCTTTTGTGGACCCATAAGCCATGGCAATCGGGTTCATATTCAGTTTCCACATCCAAATGAAATTAAATTGAATGACAACATGATAAAAGATAATGTTCGtggtttgaaaaataagaTAGGGACTGCAAAGCCCGCAGATTTGACTCCCTATGTTAGGCTAAATCTTGATAACTATCTCCAGTTGGTCTACGCATTTACTAAAGAGGACTATTTGGTGTATTTATACATTGTGACAATGAATAACTCTGAAAAGATTTTGCAAGGTGTATCATCTCATCCAAAGATAGTGAAACCTGCAACACTAGCATATATTAAGAAACTTctaaatgaagaagaagatgatgatttgATGACCACGTCTACTGTTATGACCTTACAATGCCCTATTTCATATTCTAGAATGAAATATCCAGTCAAATCTATACATTGTGATCATTTGCAGTGTTTTGATGCCATGTCATTTATCCTTTCGCAAATGCAAATACCAACCGCGCAATGTCCAGTATGCCAGAAATCAATTGAAATTAAAGATTTGGCTATCTGTGAATTCGTAAATGATATAATTAAAGCATCAGACGAAGATATTGAGCAGGTTGAAATTCATCAAGATGGTTCCTGGACCGtcaatattgaagaattggacGCACAGCAAAATCCTCCAAAGGTTGCGGAAACTGAGGGCCAGACAGATatgaaagatgaagatatcGATGAAGTTATACTAGAAGATGATATGTCGTTTGGTAAAGCAAATACGGCGGAACCTATTATCATATCTTTAGATAGtgatgaggatgacgaGGATGTCCCTTTAAACAGAGAAGCTAACACATCAAACCCAGAAGCAGTAAGCCGAAGCATCCAATCACCATCAACACGGGCTCGAAATCCTACAGGATCCCTGGGAGCAGGATCGTcatcaaaaccaaatgaTCCGAATAACACAAGGCTAACAAATGATGTTACCTTGAGTTCCCGATTGGATCCTAGTCAGCCATTTGGAAATTCATCAACACATACTAATGTGAACAGAAATATATCCGGATCTACGAATCAAACCTCCGGTACTGTTCCATTATTatcttcgtcttcatcttcattgtCTGCATCACCTCCTAATTTATCTGGGCATCCTTCCGGAGCTACAGTTGAAGGCCGTGTGTCACCTCCAAATGTGAATAGTAATATATCAGAAAGGGCTGCCAACAATATAAGACCTCGCGGTGGTTCTAAAATCCCTCGGGACAAACAAACTTCGCTAAATCTACATGGTGCTTTAAATGACCCAGATACTCGCACACTTGATCCTTTAAGGAATCCGTCTGCCAATTCTACCACATTGACTAATGAGAGAACAAATTCGGTTTCCTTTAATAGCTCGGCGGCAGAAGAAACAGGTGTTTCACCCACAACAGAGAAAAGCATAATTCCAAATATCTTGGGTAAAGCCCCACTGAACAACAATCATAGAGCTAATGAATATAAAAGTAATCGTATTCCGATTACTAGGGACAATCCACCGTTAAACCTGAATGACGACCATTCGGTTTTATTTGGAAGTAGCACAGCAGAATCATCGAACACATCATCGCTATCTAATTCAAACCTATTAGAACCCACCTCTAATGTACTTGCAACAAGTGGAACATCTACTAGCGATAGTAAtatatcctcatcatctaGAAGCAAAGAAAATGTTACTAAAAATCTTCCAGATGGTTCTGGTCAGCAAACACATACCACGAATTTCAAAACTTACGACAAACCTGCAGTGGATGAACATGTTCAGCGCTCTACTTCAGCCTCGGCGAACGTTATGTTAACAACCCTTGATGGAAAGACTAAAAACCTGAATACCGATTCATCGCATCGCGATAAAACACTGATTTCTAATTTTAAAGGGCCTACAGCGCAAGTGACAATTATATCAACTCCCTCGGAACGTAGTCGCTTATCGTCCACACCATCTGGCGATTCTTCTACAATAAGCCCTAGATTACCTCCTTTACCACTTATGAATGTACATCCCATCAATGGCAATGCCCCACTTACAAGCAAGGAGAAATCATTAGGATCTTCAAATAGTTCCTCGGTAACGAAGGGAAACGCTATATACAACAGTAGACAAAA